A stretch of the Theileria equi strain WA chromosome 1, complete sequence genome encodes the following:
- a CDS encoding hypothetical protein (encoded by transcript BEWA_018130A), translating to MVYESTAWYSYTQFCDIFHRFSDKNEYLSILFNIELWMLRGQVPAAIQGTYSLLNAIICDNDESLSSHTKSCIYSMSIIRAVNLLLDQEQNSLYAKSMLLMAKRANLPESVIKCRHKSSHSEIPDIDTLRIVAKEAINYLYKKYWICQFDMIASKTNDKSSDTHWLFAIYTLCYLTISSKTGGLNRNINGECNYTPNKYVPWKIKSNVEDMRIETILTDCMKILSIYARRRYLSISRKLEPAKKMVHGYDKAFIELIYLISRKVLNGCIYEDFFISIFVEFIFANYRPSRSHLFFLVLFHTVSRLSFNFTIKLVMRMLGVICETSRSRAFQDANTSERVESYFRVLEDYKFKNSFNDERHINTRNVKRRVFEWLMVLAEYGKSITTGRSFPYHSIYTKICRFLSKKEYKKMIAYEFTGLTKILRSIQLLIPYASSKVNKIPGELATWEKDKISHIMNVVRPSGNTKYRSAPTMTIHTTREEIMLEIEGKTEEIDNEINKILAPGILWKGGEWKTTQTYPLYGPNEVDMHDRITSTVKLIREENLKSKGYNKNAWEMPLRTHRVDRNSESAKDERHRIASELNSIISHITNPDR from the exons ATGGTTTACGAATCCACAGCTTGGTATTCCTACACGCAATTTTGTGATATTTTCCACCGTTTTTCTGATAAGAATGAATATTTATCTATCTTGTTTAATATAGAACTATGGATGTTGCGCGGGCAAGTCCCCGCAGCAATACAGGGCACATATTCGCTACTAAACGCTATAATATGCGATAATGATGAATCGTTATCTTCACATACAAAATCTTGCATATATTCTATGTCTATAATCAG GGCTGTAAACCTGTTATTAGACCAGGAACAGAATTCCCTATATGCAAAAAGTATGCTTCTAATGGCAAAAAGGGCTAATTTACCTGAAAGTGTTATTAAATGTCGACACAAATCTTCTCACAGCGAGATTCCAGATATAGACACTCTGCGAATTGTTGCCAAGGAAGCTATAAACTATCTTTACAAAAAATACTG GATATGCCAATTTGACATGATTGCCTCTAAAACGAATGATAAGAGTTCTGATACACATTGGCTATTTGCAATATACACTCTCTGCTATCTCACCATATCTAGCAAAACCGGGGGTTTAAACAGAAACATCAACGGTGAATGCAATTATACTCCTAACAAATACGTACCATGGAAGATAAAATCTAATGTCGAAGATATGAGAATCGAAACTATTCTCACTGACTGTATGAAGATTCTCAGTATATACGCCAGAAGAAGATATTTATCTATAAGCAGGAAGCTTGAACCG GCTAAAAAAATGGTACATGGCTACGACAAGGCATTTATTGAACTGATATATTTAATATCCAGAAAGGTGTTAAATGGATGTATCTACGAAGAttttttcatttccatatttgTAGAATTCATATTCGCAAACTACAGACCTTCTAGATCGCACTTGTTTTTTCTTGTTCTTTTCCACACAGTATCAAGACTCTCCTTTAACTTTACCATAAA GTTGGTAATGCGGATGTTAGGTGTAATTTGTGAAACATCTCGTTCTCGAGCATTCCAAGACGCGAACACATCGGAACGCGTAGAGTCGTATTTTCGGGTACTAGAAgattacaaatttaaaaatagTTTTAATGATGAAAGACATATAAATACAAGAAATGTGAAACGAAGAGTTTTTGAGTGGCTAATGGTATTGGCAGAATACGGAAAATCCATTACAACCGGACGATCATTTCCCTATCATTCAATTtacacaaaaatttgtagatttttaaGTAAAaaggaatataaaaaaaTGATAGCATATGAATTCACTGGTCTAACAAAAATTCTGAGGTCAATACAGCTGCTGATTCCCTATGCCTCATCCAAAGTGAACAAAATCCCAGGTGAATTAGCTACTTGGGAAAAGGACAAAATATCGCATATTATGAATGTAGTACGTCCCTCTGGGAACACAAAATATAGGTCCGCACCAACGATGACCATTCATACCACAAGGGAAGAAATTATGCTAGAGATAGAAGGTAAAACTGAGGAAATTGATAATGAAATCAACAAAATACTGGCTCCTGGGATATTATGGAAGGGTGGTGAATGGAAAACTACACAGACCTATCCACTATACGGACCAAACGAAGTGGACATGCACGACAGAATCACGTCTACTGTCAAACTCATAAGAGAAGAGAACCTAAAATCAAAAGGATACAATAAGAACGCATGGGAAATGCCACTTAGAACACACCGTGTGGACAGAAACTCAGAATCtgctaaagatgaaagACATAGAATTGCGTCAGAACTCAACTCCATAATCTCACATATAACCAACCCAGATAGGTAG
- a CDS encoding 60S ribosomal protein L7a, putative (encoded by transcript BEWA_018110A) has product MVSSGIKKGKKQPAPAPLLGAGKPVDAKDPNFEKAPRDFGIGRAIRPRVNLSRYVRWPKYIRVQRQRRVLLQRLKIPPAINQFNYTIDKSQAVQLLRLLSKYKPETKKEKAARLLKDAEAIASGAEVSSSKKPFLLKSGLNHVTNLVEYKKAKLVVIAHDVDPLELVLWLPALCRKKEVPYCIIKGKSRLGKLVHQKTASVVAIDSVRKEDQAEFDTMVKTFTAMFNDNVDLRRRWGGHIMGIKSQHLQAKKEALIAMENAKKLGLAYK; this is encoded by the coding sequence ATGGTCAGTTCCGGTATTAAAAAGGGCAAGAAGCAACCTGCTCCTGCGCCGTTGCTTGGTGCGGGTAAGCCTGTGGATGCAAAAGATCCTAATTTTGAAAAAGCACCACGTGACTTTGGGATAGGTCGTGCCATAAGACCTAGAGTTAATCTTTCTCGTTATGTCCGTTGGCCCAAATACATTAGGGTGCAGCGTCAACGCAGAGTCTTATTGCAGAGGCTTAAGATTCCCCCAGCCATAAATCAGTTTAACTACACAATCGATAAAAGTCAGGCTGTTCAGTTGTTGAGATTGTTGAGCAAATATAAACCAGAGACAAAGAAGGAGAAAGCTGCCAGATTATTGAAGGATGCTGAGGCTATTGCATCTGGAGCTGAGGTTTCGAGCTCTAAGAAGCCTTTTCTCTTGAAGAGTGGCTTGAACCATGTCACAAATCTTGTTGAATACAAGAAAGCAAAGTTGGTTGTTATTGCTCACGATGTCGATCCCTTGGAACTAGTGCTTTGGCTTCCTGCCTTATGTAGAAAGAAGGAGGTTCCCTACTGCATTATCAAGGGAAAGAGTAGGTTGGGTAAGCTTGTTCATCAGAAGACTGCCTCGGTTGTCGCAATAGACAGTGTAAGAAAGGAGGATCAGGCTGAATTTGACACTATGGTTAAGACCTTTACCGCCATGTTTAATGATAATGTGGACTTGAGAAGGAGATGGGGAGGACACATTATGGGTATTAAATCCCAGCATCTACAGGCTAAAAAGGAGGCTTTGATCGCTATGGAAAATGCCAAGAAATTGGGGCTTGCTTATAAGTAA
- a CDS encoding 60S ribosomal protein L10, putative (encoded by transcript BEWA_018190A) — MGRRPARCYRYCKNKPYPKSRFCRGVPDPKIRIYDMGLKGADVDDFPCVVHIVSGEYEQISSEALEAARICANKFMVKSGGKESFHIRVRVHPFHVLRINKMLSCAGADRLQTGMRRAFGKPTGVVARVNIGQILMSIRTREHLVPKAVEALRRAKYKFPGRQKIFVSNKWGFTPFSKEEYLKYQSDGRLENKGVHVKWISSHGPLSKIFPNAADMHLPLDDAIVSPN; from the exons atggGAAGAAGACCAGCTAGGTGTTATAGATATTGCAAGAACAAACCCTACCCCAAGTCTCGCTTTTGCAGGGGTGTTCCTGACCCAAAGATCAGGATTTATGATATGGGTCTTAAGGGCGCCGATGTGGATGATTTTCCGTGTGTTGTCCACATTGTTTCCGGTGAATATGAACAGATTTCATCCGAGGCCCTTGAGGCTGCTCGTATTTGCGCAAACAAG TTCATGGTAAAGTCCGGTGGTAAGGAATCTTTCCATATTAGGGTGAGGGTTCACCCATTCCATGTACTTCGTATTAACAAAATGCTTTCATGCGCCGGTGCTGATAGACTTCAGACAGGAATGAGAAGGGCTTTCGGAAAGCCTACCGGTGTTGTGGCAAGAGTTAACATTGGTCAGATTTTAATGTCAATTAGAACTAGGGAGCACCTCGTTCCAAAGGCGGTTGAAGCACTTAGAAGGGCAAAGTACAAGTTCCCCGGTCGTCAGAAGATCTTCGTTTCTAATAAATGGGGATTTACGCCCTTTTCAAAGGAGGAATACCTCAAGTATCAGTCTGACGGAAGGCTTGAAAATAAGGGAGTTCATGTGAAGTGGATTTCTTCGCACGGACCCCTTTCCAAAATCTTCCCAAATGCTGCAGATATGCATCTCCCTCTTGATGATGCAATTGTTTCTCCAAACTAA
- a CDS encoding transcription factor btf3, putative (encoded by transcript BEWA_018170A): MMDAVASADYVTPEMLAAREKLRARLGVSGTQTGGKGTARRKVKKTSKAIGDDKRLQFTLRSIGAANIPGIEEVQMLKEDGHIISFSNPKVQTAPNANTYVVTGVGEEREITLPEILQQLSAAGIDISKAAADSTPADDTADIPKLVEVFDDVSLKEKSED; encoded by the coding sequence ATGATGGATGCGGTAGCTTCTGCTGATTATGTTACACCAGAAATGCTCGCAGCTCGTGAGAAGCTACGTGCTCGTCTGGGTGTATCTGGAACTCAAACTGGTGGAAAAGGAACTGCTAGAAGGAAGGTAAAGAAGACTAGTAAGGCTATAGGTGACGATAAGCGGTTGCAATTTACTTTGCGCTCTATTGGAGCGGCAAACATCCCAGGTATCGAGGAGGTGCAGATGTTGAAGGAAGATGGTCATATAATATCCTTCAGCAATCCAAAGGTGCAGACTGCGCCAAATGCCAACACATATGTTGTTACTGGAGTTGGTGAAGAGAGAGAAATTACTCTCCCTGAGATATTACAGCAGCTTTCCGCTGCTGGAATCGACATTTCAAAGGCTGCAGCAGATAGCACACCTGCGGATGATACTGCTGACATACCAAAGTTGGTTGAAGTATTTGACGATGTCAGTCTTAAGGAGAAATCTGAAGACTGA
- a CDS encoding hypothetical protein (encoded by transcript BEWA_018140A) produces MNSNNYLHTWLDKEILPDKERLGSSFLTFSANEVNDNMFRNWYESGNLPRSCDSSYSSISNSQDNQEFFGTNNYSRDLIRREASVISGSDDVWRNPFESGLNDSLDTHHETVSHKDSLGDCLNNYFLKTLEHFSSPYNSYNPNPFSSDRDGVDVYSSLAPEHDTPAGPQNHMNLEFRSGNVESNRLVLSGKDVCTFNVDSFRVALEGQEVLNGTYTLPSGESTFKDSLDSILSMDNVYTIRNSDGIDSKYGTEHDYEGGFDHDLIYNGVRDVVSRSGLEDDSEGWDLLMKRLFVSASNAVKPVNDLDPRNYSVTHRSFDDPFYLKNRRAFSSSSINSSVNGYKSVGFNARPPSEYVYGSSDGEGFGGSSVEYSSGNESSGGNSKISTNVGSVSETCTNLPSDPNLGFKKTSLCKYWQRGICANEDCNFAHGKKELRSTIGVWRTTICHHWKSGICRVGKDCRHAHGEEELQPKNIPVNVLKNKLLNSTRKYEYMRKKKTY; encoded by the coding sequence ATGAATTCAAACAACTATTTACATACGTGGCTCGATAAGGAGATATTGCCGGACAAAGAGAGGCTTGGGTCATCCTTTTTGACATTCTCTGCAAATGAGGTTAATGACAATATGTTCCGCAACTGGTATGAATCGGGAAATCTTCCAAGATCGTGTGACTCTAGCTACTCGAGTATCAGTAATTCACAAGATAATCAGGAGTTTTTTGGTACTAACAACTATTCCAGGGATCTTATAAGGCGTGAGGCCTCGGTTATTTCAGGTAGCGATGACGTTTGGAGAAATCCTTTCGAGTCTGGTTTGAATGATTCCTTAGATACTCACCACGAAACCGTCTCACATAAAGATAGCCTTGGTGATTGCTTGAATAATTACTTCTTGAAAACCCTGGAACACTTTTCTAGTCCTTATAATTCCTACAATCCCAATCCGTTTTCATCTGATCGGGATGGCGTTGATGTTTATTCCAGCCTAGCTCCGGAGCATGATACGCCGGCCGGTCCACAAAATCATATGAATCTTGAATTTAGATCGGGAAACGTGGAAAGTAATCGTCTTGTTCTCAGCGGTAAAGACGTGTGTACATTCAACGTGGATAGCTTTCGTGTCGCATTGGAAGGTCAGGAAGTGTTGAACGGTACTTATACCCTCCCTTCTGGAGAGAGTACGTTCAAGGATTCACTGGACAGCATACTGTCTATGGACAATGTTTACACCATCAGAAATAGTGATGGTATAGATAGTAAGTATGGTACGGAACATGACTACGAAGGGGGCTTTGATCACGATCTAATCTATAATGGTGTCAGGGACGTTGTCTCTAGGTCTGGTCTGGAAGATGATTCTGAGGGATGGGATCTGCTTATGAAGAGACTTTTTGTTTCTGCTAGCAATGCTGTAAAACCGGTTAATGATCTGGATCCCAGGAATTACTCTGTCACTCATAGATCTTTTGATGACCCCTTTTATCTCAAGAATCGTAGAGCATTCAGTTCTTCGTCTATAAACTCCAGTGTTAATGGATACAAATCTGTTGGATTCAATGCCCGACCCCCCTCTGAATATGTTTACGGTTCTTCTGATGGTGAGGGTTTTGGAGGTTCTTCGGTTGAGTATTCATCTGGTAACGAGAGTTCTGGCGGAAATAGCAAGATTTCGACTAATGTTGGATCCGTTTCTGAGACCTGCACTAACTTGCCAAGTGATCCAAATTTGGGTTTTAAAAAGACATCTTTGTGTAAGTATTGGCAGAGAGGGATATGTGCGAATGAGGACTGCAATTTTGCACATGGAAAGAAAGAGTTAAGATCTACTATCGGTGTTTGGAGAACCACAATATGTCATCACTGGAAAAGTGGAATATGCCGTGTTGGTAAAGATTGTAGACACGCTCatggtgaagaagagttgCAACCGAAGAATATTCCCGTTAATGTTCTCAAGAACAAGCTCCTTAACTCTACGAGGAAGTATGAATAcatgaggaagaagaaaaccTACTAG
- a CDS encoding hypothetical protein (encoded by transcript BEWA_018090A), giving the protein MDRQVQTTVPLSDVVLPGEVVNPDASSWLQGHGIYTENNVLKASYLGKIRRVNQLIYVEPLNGRYMAQVGDIIVGTVDEISGNKWLLEVGSPERAQLSIFQVNSEDLANRRKVDEDVYEMSNSFAVNDVLACEVQRISPTGTIMLQTRTSRHGRLGNGTLVIVRPNLITRESKHIYDLDCGIRIILGCNGYIWLTSCNDGSIDTPCRENIRTLRSIILGLSSRHIKISIGILIQLLSLSEGRSTRGIRLSQRTTEELLEEFIKSRNMQNLL; this is encoded by the exons ATGGATAGGCAAGTGCAAACTACGGTACCTTTGTCTGACGTTGTCCTTCCTGGTGAAGTAGTCAATCCTGATGCATCTTCTTGGTTACAAGGACATGGAATTTACACGGAAAACAATGTACTTAAAGCCAGTTACCTGGGGAAAATAAGAAGA GTCAACCAGCTGATATATGTTGAACCTCTCAATGGAAGATACATGGCTCAGGTTGGTGATATAATAGTTGGTACCGTGGATGAAATCTCCGGAAACAAATGGCTCCTCGAGGTAGGATCCCCGGAGAGAGCGCAGCTATCCATATTTCAAGTAAATTCGGAGGATCTAGCAAACCGAAGAAAGGTGGATGAAGACGTATACGAAATGAGCAATTCATTCGCTGTAAACGATGTTCTAGCTTGCGAAGTGCAGAGGATATCG CCGACTGGAACGATCATGCTACAAACCAGGACCAGCAGACACGGCCGTCTAGGCAACGGTACACTAGTAATCGTAAGGCCTAATCTGATAACTAGAGAAAGCAAACATATCTACGACTTAGACTGCGGAATAAGAATCATACTCGGATGTAACG GTTACATTTGGCTCACAAGCTGCAACGATGGATCAATCGACACCCCTTGTAGGGAAAATATCCGCACTCTTAGAAGTATAATACTAGGTCTCTCCTCCAGGCATATCAAAATAAGCATCGGCATACTGATACAACTCCTTTCGTTATCTGAAGGAAGATCAACCAGAGGCATTAGACTCAGTCAGAGGACAACAGAAGAACTCTTAGAAGAGTTTATTAAGAGCAGGAACATGCAAAATCTACTGTAG
- a CDS encoding protein arginine N-methyltransferase, putative (encoded by transcript BEWA_018150A), with translation MCANLQGSDADVLSSFFEEWPKFDAQVGQSSYPQKTEKDVYFSSYEYIGIHEEMIKDSVRTGNSDISVLYKYFTGLYYKAIIDNQELFKDKVVMDVGCGTGILSMFCAKAGAKRVYAIDYSNIIQLAKNITKTNGFSDKIIYIQNKVEDVQEITEKVDIIVSEWMGYFLLYENMLASVLYARDKWLKSGGLIFPDKARLFIAGIEDAEFKSEKFDGWEATYGLDFSLMKNHLIEEALVDVVDEKSITTNAFCILDLDLMTCVPDDTDFCSSFSLVAQRKDYVHAFVFWFDVTFRACKKPLTLTTSPRSKYTHWKQTVFYIEDNIAVNINDEISGMIAVRKNSKNPRDVDVKIGYQLNGSSSILAYK, from the exons ATGTGCGCTAATTTACAGGGTAGTGATGCGGATGTGCTGTCAAGTTTTTTTGAAGAGTGGCCCAAATTTGATGCACAGGTTGGCCAAAGTTCGTACCCTCAAAAGACTGAAAAGGATGTCTATTTTAGCTCATATGAATACATTGGGATCCATGAAGAGATGATTAAAGATTCTGTTAGAACTGGTAATAGCGATATTAGCGTATTGTACAAATATTTCACAGGGTTATACTATAAAGCCATAATAGACAACCAAGAATTGTTTAAAGATAAGGTTGTTATGGATGTTGGATGTGGAACTGGGATCTTATCCATGTTTTGCGCGAAAGCGGGAGCTAAAAGGGTGTATGCCATTGATTATAGCAATATAATCCAATTAGCCAAAAATATCACAAAGACAAACGGATTTTCCGATAAAATTATCTATATACAGAATAAGGTGGAGGATGTTCAAGAAATTACGGAGAAAGTTGATATCATCGTTAGCGAATGGATGGGCTACTTCCTCCTATATGAAAACATGCTTGCATCTGTGCTTTACGCTAGAGACAAG TGGCTGAAGTCAGGAGGCTTGATATTTCCGGACAAAGCTAGACTATTTATAGCAGGAATCGAAGATGCAGAATTCAAA AGTGAAAAATTTGATGGATGGGAAGCTACATATGGCCTTGATTTTTCACTCATGAAGAATCACTTAATAGAGGAGGCCCTAGTCGATGTTGTAGACGAAAAAAGTATAACAACAAATGCGTTCTGTATCCTG GACCTCGATCTGATGACATGTGTCCCAGACGACACAGATTTCTGTTCGAGCTTTTCCCTGGTCGCACAAAGGAAGGACTATGTTCATGCCTTCGTATTTTGGTTCGACGTTACATTCCGCGCCTGTAAAAAACCTCTAACCCTTACAACAAGTCCAAGAAGTAAATATACACACTGGAAACAAACAGTATTTTACATTGAGGACAATATCGCCGTAAATATCAATGACGAAATAAGTGGCATGATTGCAGTAAGGAAGAATTCCAAGAATCCTAGGGATGTCGATGTCAAAATCGGATACCAATTGAATggttcttcatccatactaGCATATAAGTAA
- a CDS encoding hypothetical protein (encoded by transcript BEWA_018180A), with amino-acid sequence MCLSSTADENVKLTKIWKEVIDPLTRSIYFWNVETGETTWKIPDETIPGSHLKQNTGSLGICTNDSQSKVSKRRNRVDQFFGEINFICRTCDSYPENETPSIHEIEELIQNSLGSVETILNLSTPNTKTRNKFDSVKHTLIEYHNILKKYGCLDVRFVEEIVKNKEEIERTVENIKGLYTGSCDIVNDYQVYVKKEKQNIHKKKWLDFAKTKLKGNGSLQFLGNLRTDTNPNVVKKTKENKNQLKKNYRIKAIHERWNKATGAIDEMIPPRTSTPIHNPRDEERNPNLVPITTPWWEHISENNP; translated from the exons ATGTGTCTAAGCAGCACCGCAGACGAAAATGTCAAGTTGACCAAGATATGGAAAGAAGTAATAGACCCTTTAACTCGCTCGatatacttttggaatGTAGAAACCGGTGAAACAACATGGAAGATACCTGATGAAACTATTCCAGGTTCCCATTTAAAGCAAAATACCGGTTCATTAGGTATATGTACTAATGATTCACAAAGCAAAGTttccaaaagaagaaatcGTGTTGATCAATTTTTTGGAGAAATCAACTTTATCTGTAGGACTTGTGACTCATACCCTGAAAATGAAACGCCCTCAATTCATGAG ATTGAAGAACTGATCCAAAATTCACTTGGTAGCGTAGAAACTATCCTCAATCTATCTACCCCTAACACTAAAACCCGTAATAAATTTGACTCCGTAAAACACACCCTCATCGAGTACCAT aatattttgaaaaaatacGGGTGTCTGGATGTACGTTTTGTTGAAGAAATTGTAAAAAATAAGGAAGAAATCGAAAGAACGGTGGAAAATATCAAGGGCTTATATACGGGAAGTTGTGACATTGTTAACGATTACCAAGTCTACGTTAAAAAGGAGAAACAAAATATCcacaagaagaaatggCTTGATTTTGCCAAGACTAAACTAAAAGGAAACGGCAGCTTGCAATTTTTGGGCAATTTACGCACAGATACAAACCCAAATGTAGTtaaaaaaacaaaagaaaACAAGAATCAACTAAAAAAGAACTATAGAATAAAGGCTATACACGAAAGGTGGAATAAAGCTACTGGAGCCATAGATGAAATGATTCCTCCAAGAACATCCACACCAATTCACAATCCACGAGACGAAGAAAGAAACCCAAACCTAGTACCGATAACAACTCCCTGGTGGGAGCATATTAGCGAAAATAACCCTTAA
- a CDS encoding 60S ribosomal protein L5e, putative (encoded by transcript BEWA_018100A), with product MVFLRVIKNKAYFKRFQVKYRRRREGKTDYHARRRLVLQDKNKYDSPKYRFVVRITNKRVICQIVSSTIVGDKVHACADSSELVHYGVKLGLTNYAAAYCTGLLLARRLLTKLNLDSQFVGKVEADGEVFHVEEEDHERRPFKALLDVGIKIVTTGNRVFGALKGACDGGLHIPHSEKRFPGYSVDEENNGSYDAEAHRERIFGLHVAKYMSELKEEDPERYAKQFSAYIRAGIDSDNIENMYSTAHENIRKSPILPEKKKGVYKRERKGHTIYTNSGSYIRNRKITKEQRRERVKQKIALCVQDS from the exons ATGGTTTTTCTTAGAGTAATAAAGAATAAGGCCTATTTTAAACGTTTTCAAGTAAAATATCGCCGTCGCAGAG AAGGAAAAACCGATTATCATGCCCGCCGTAGGCTGGTACTTCAGGATAAGAACAAATACGATTCTCCCAAGTATCGTTTTGTCGTACGTATCACAAACAAGAGAGTAATATGTCAAATTGTCTCGTCTACAATCGTAGGTGACAAGGTACATGCCTGTGCTGACTCATCAGAGTTGGTACATTATGGTGTTAAACTTGGTTTGACCAATTATGCTGCTGCTTACTGTACTGGTTTACTCCTGGCTCGTCGTTTACTTACCAAGCTAAACTTAGATAGTCAGTTTGTTGGTAAAGTTGAGGCTGATGGTGAGGTCTTTCATGTCGAAGAGGAGGATCATGAAAGGAGACCATTCAAAGCACTTCTTGATGTTGGCATCAAGATTGTTACCACTG GTAACAGAGTCTTTGGCGCATTGAAGGGTGCATGTGATGGTGGTTTACACATTCCTCACAGTGAAAAGAGATTCCCCGGATATAGtgtggatgaagaaaataatggGTCTTATGATGCTGAGGCTCATCGCGAACGTATTTTTGGTCTTCATGTCGCAAAATATATGAGCGAATTGAAGGAGGAGGATCCAGAACGTTATGCCAAGCAATTTAGTGCTTATATCAGAGCCGGTATTGATAGCGATAACATTGAGAACATGTATTCAACTGCCCATGAGAACATCAGGAAGTCACCTATTTTGCCAGAGAAGAAGAAGGGTGTTTACAAGAGAGAAAGAAAGGGTCATACTATCTATACCAATTCTGGATCATACATCAGAAACAGGAAGATTACCAAGGAAcaaagaagagaaagagTCAAACAAAAG ATTGCATTGTGTGTACAAGATTCTTGA
- a CDS encoding 60S ribosomal protein L29, putative (encoded by transcript BEWA_018070A): MAKSKNHTNHNQNKKAHRNGIKRVKIPKKISTKGMCPKFLRNQKFCKKHQRKEADEE; the protein is encoded by the exons ATGGCAAAGTCAAAGAATCATACTAATCATAACCAA AACAAGAAGGCCCATCGTAATGGTATCAAAAGGGTCAAAATACCGAAGAAGATTTCAACCAAAGGG ATGTGTCCCAAATTTTTGAGGAACCAGAAATTCTGCAAAAAACATCAAAGAAAGGAAGCTGATGAAGAGTGA
- a CDS encoding 60S ribosomal protein L21e, putative (encoded by transcript BEWA_018160A) produces the protein MPHSYGKRARTRDKFAKPFRRHGMPSVGRYLQNYKVGDYVDIICDSSVHKGMPYSFYHGRTGVVYNVAPRALGIMVKKVVRGKELLKRINVHIEHVRKSRCREEFLKRVATNDALRREAKLEGKKLKLKREPKPVAPGYLVTLEPESIITMDPVPFVEKY, from the coding sequence ATGCCACACTCGTATGGTAAGCGCGCTAGAACCCGCGATAAGTTCGCAAAGCCCTTCCGTCGCCATGGTATGCCTTCCGTTGGCAGATACCTACAGAATTACAAGGTCGGCGATTACGTTGATATAATTTGTGACTCCTCTGTTCATAAGGGTATGCCATACTCCTTCTACCATGGTAGAACAGGGGTTGTCTACAATGTCGCCCCAAGGGCTCTAGGAATTATGGTTAAGAAGGTTGTTCGTGGAAAGGAGCTCTTGAAGAGGATAAACGTTCACATTGAGCACgtaaggaagagtaggtGTAGGGAGGAGTTCCTCAAGAGAGTTGCTACCAATGATGCTTTACGTAGGGAGGCTAAATTAGAGGGGAAGAAACTAAAGCTCAAGAGAGAGCCAAAGCCGGTTGCTCCTGGATACCTTGTAACCCTAGAGCCAGAATCTATAATTACCATGGACCCAGTTCCATTCGTGGAAAAGTATTAA
- a CDS encoding hypothetical protein (encoded by transcript BEWA_018120A), with translation MTYTKRSAAYFAKTEAVTEFLVEFVRVRKAFLDSNKKECAGRNSPYRRSKSAKRGGKNLSHRDDHDLHNDNLSNVATQMLADSDIHLDAFISLVAAYGAMEKEQAKIQKFELSKILRNTRITHRKFPKVEHGYDIATSKRIAQELEYQRQTKDIREAFSSKTNLHEFKPPIM, from the exons ATGACTTACACAAAGAGATCAGCTGCCTATTTTGCCAAGACAGAAGCTGTCACTGAATTTCTGGTAGAGTTTGTTAGAGTACGGAAGGCATTTTTGGATAGTAATAAAAAGGAGTGTGCGGGACGTAATTCTCCTTACCGCAGATCAAAGAGCGCAAAACGCGGCGGAAAGAATCTAAGTCATAGGGATGATCACGACTTACATAATGATAACCTATCGAATGTGGCAACACAAATGCTAGCGGACAGCGACATACACCTTGACGCATTCATTTCTCTG GTAGCTGCATATGGTGCCATGGAAAAAGAACAGGCCAAAATTCAAAAGTTTGAGCTCTCAAAAATACTGAGAAATACTAGGATTACCC ACCGTAAATTCCCAAAAGTGGAACACGGATATGATATCGCAACTAGCAAAAGAATCGCACAAGAGCTAGAATACCAACGCCAAACGAAGGATATAAGAGAAGCATTTTCTTCCAAGACAAATCTGCACGAATTTAAACCGCCAATAATGTAG